Proteins from a genomic interval of Orbaceae bacterium lpD02:
- a CDS encoding IS1182 family transposase (programmed frameshift), with amino-acid sequence MLRKPTPATPEKIEQISLEALVPQNHLVRKIAKIIDFEFIRDAVASLYCKDNGRPAEDPVRLFKIMLLGYLFGIPSERRLVQEIQVNLAYRWFLGMGLTEKVIDASTLSQNRRRRFNDSDIYQQIFDNIVEQAIAKGLISGRILYSDSTHLKASANKGKACNEKRIIEPSQYINELNNAIEEERATHGKKPLAPRTETRYKAVKISTTDRESGFMHREGKPKGFFYLDHRTVDGKHNLITDTHVTAGNVHDSQPYLARLKRQVTRFNFAPVGVGLDAGYFTAPICHLLLAEQIYPVIGYRRPNHGANAIRKRQFIYDSQRDTYTCPNGQSLIYKTTSREGYRHYHSKACVCKQCPLLSQCTQSKNSLKIITRHIWEADKEKANDIRLSKWGKKVYARRKETVERSFADAKQHHGHRYARFRGLAKVQMQCLLAATAQNIKKIALKLFLLLYFRSLLNGFNKISIKNRIYG; translated from the exons ATGCTTAGAAAACCGACACCAGCAACCCCTGAAAAAATAGAACAAATATCGCTCGAAGCCCTTGTTCCTCAAAACCATCTTGTCCGTAAAATTGCTAAGATTATTGATTTCGAATTTATTCGCGATGCGGTGGCGTCCCTTTATTGTAAGGATAATGGACGCCCGGCAGAAGATCCCGTCAGATTATTCAAAATTATGTTATTAGGTTATCTTTTCGGCATTCCCAGTGAGCGGCGATTGGTGCAAGAAATACAGGTTAACTTAGCTTATCGTTGGTTTTTGGGGATGGGATTAACCGAAAAAGTGATTGACGCGTCAACCCTAAGCCAAAATCGTCGACGTCGATTTAATGATAGTGACATTTATCAACAGATTTTTGATAATATTGTCGAGCAAGCTATCGCGAAAGGCTTAATTAGCGGCCGTATCTTATATTCGGATAGCACGCATCTTAAAGCCAGTGCCAATAAGGGAAAAGCATGTAATGAAAAGCGTATTATAGAGCCGAGCCAATATATTAATGAGTTAAATAACGCGATTGAGGAAGAGCGGGCTACACATGGAAAAAAGCCTT TAGCGCCAAGGACGGAAACACGGTATAAAGCCGTTAAAATCAGCACCACCGACCGAGAAAGCGGTTTTATGCATCGGGAAGGCAAACCTAAAGGGTTCTTTTATCTTGACCACCGAACGGTTGATGGTAAACATAATCTAATTACCGATACGCATGTTACGGCGGGAAATGTTCATGATTCTCAACCTTATCTTGCTCGGCTCAAACGGCAGGTCACTCGGTTTAACTTTGCGCCTGTTGGTGTGGGTCTTGATGCGGGGTATTTTACCGCCCCTATTTGCCATTTATTGTTAGCTGAGCAGATATATCCCGTAATCGGTTATCGCAGGCCGAATCATGGCGCGAATGCCATACGAAAACGGCAGTTTATTTATGATAGTCAACGCGATACCTATACCTGCCCCAATGGGCAATCACTGATTTATAAAACGACAAGTCGAGAAGGTTACCGTCATTATCACTCTAAAGCATGTGTTTGCAAGCAGTGTCCGTTATTATCACAGTGTACACAAAGTAAAAATAGTTTGAAAATAATCACTCGCCATATCTGGGAAGCCGATAAAGAAAAAGCGAATGATATTCGTCTAAGTAAATGGGGTAAAAAAGTTTATGCGAGACGAAAAGAGACCGTCGAGCGAAGTTTTGCTGACGCCAAACAACATCATGGACATCGTTATGCGAGATTTAGAGGGCTTGCTAAGGTTCAAATGCAGTGTTTGTTAGCCGCAACAGCACAAAATATAAAGAAAATAGCGTTAAAGCTATTTTTATTGCTCTATTTTAGGTCACTTTTGAATGGATTTAATAAAATTTCAATTAAAAATCGTATTTATGGCTAA
- a CDS encoding nucleoside permease, with protein sequence MNIETRLKIISFLQFFIWGTWLISFSAYMIKTLGFTSIEVGFVYGNIGIACLFMPSLVGIIADKWVPANYLYFTCHFIGAISLALAGFVTSPTLMILIMLIHCCAFMPSISLSYSIIFYFLAKNQKDPVSYFPKMRVYGTIGLISAMCTISLLKLELSNIQLFIGAAVSLLLMLFITTLPSISIAQKTEKNSMLSILGLNALSLFKQYNMCVFFLFTLFLGAILQINNAFISPFLHDFSDLTQYRATIVVAYPGVLLSLSQVAEIFFIICIPLFLRRYGMKGVLLISLLAWTLRFGFLAYADPSPFGLILFILSMLAYGCAFDFFNVSGSIFIEKSVTADIRNSAQGLFMIVKGFGAYLGAVLGGVIVNIFTVNNTRDWSTIWIIFSSYAFVLFILFLFSFKPNHKKKAA encoded by the coding sequence TTGAACATTGAAACTCGCTTAAAAATCATCTCTTTTTTACAATTTTTTATTTGGGGAACGTGGCTTATAAGCTTTAGTGCCTATATGATTAAAACACTCGGCTTTACTAGCATTGAGGTTGGATTCGTGTATGGCAATATTGGTATTGCATGCCTATTTATGCCAAGCTTGGTTGGAATTATTGCCGATAAATGGGTTCCTGCCAATTACCTCTATTTTACCTGTCATTTTATTGGTGCAATATCGCTAGCGCTAGCTGGATTTGTGACCAGTCCTACGCTAATGATACTGATAATGCTGATCCATTGTTGCGCTTTTATGCCATCAATATCGCTATCGTATTCAATTATTTTCTATTTTTTAGCGAAAAACCAGAAAGATCCCGTTAGTTACTTTCCTAAAATGCGAGTGTATGGCACGATAGGATTAATCTCTGCTATGTGCACAATAAGTTTATTAAAACTTGAATTGAGCAATATTCAATTATTTATTGGCGCTGCCGTATCATTATTGCTTATGCTATTTATTACTACTTTGCCTAGTATTTCTATTGCGCAAAAAACCGAAAAAAACTCAATGCTATCAATACTTGGGCTCAATGCATTAAGCTTATTTAAACAATACAATATGTGTGTATTTTTCCTATTTACCTTATTTTTAGGGGCTATTTTACAAATAAATAATGCCTTTATCAGCCCTTTCTTACATGACTTTAGTGACCTTACCCAGTATCGAGCGACGATTGTCGTCGCCTATCCTGGCGTTTTGCTATCTTTATCTCAGGTAGCTGAGATCTTTTTCATTATCTGCATTCCTTTATTTTTAAGACGCTATGGCATGAAAGGTGTTTTGCTTATTAGTCTTTTAGCTTGGACGCTGCGTTTCGGATTCTTAGCTTACGCAGATCCATCACCATTTGGATTAATATTATTTATATTATCAATGTTAGCTTATGGCTGTGCCTTTGATTTCTTTAATGTATCGGGCTCTATTTTTATTGAAAAATCGGTTACGGCAGACATCAGAAATAGTGCTCAAGGCCTATTTATGATTGTTAAAGGATTTGGCGCTTATTTAGGTGCTGTTTTAGGCGGCGTAATTGTCAATATCTTTACCGTAAATAACACCCGGGATTGGTCAACGATTTGGATTATTTTCTCGTCGTACGCTTTTGTTCTTTTTATTTTATTTCTCTTTAGTTTTAAACCTAACCATAAAAAAAAAGCCGCTTAG
- the narL gene encoding two-component system response regulator NarL has translation MEQLNTTILLIDDHPMLRNGVKQLINTVPHFQVIGETGHGIEGIKLARALDPDIILLDINMDEMNGLDILRHLRNKNVSSRIIMFTVSDDKADIITALKAGADGYLLKDMEPEDFLQSLQEIMNGKLMMGEAIADIILRYMREEQPVTLQNHDMQLLTPREHEIFNLLVQGLANKLIARELNIVESTVKVHVKSIFKKLNFKSRMEMTVWYLQNKE, from the coding sequence ATGGAACAACTTAACACAACAATATTGCTGATTGATGATCATCCAATGTTGCGTAATGGCGTCAAGCAACTCATCAATACGGTCCCTCATTTTCAAGTTATTGGTGAAACCGGTCATGGAATAGAAGGGATAAAATTAGCCCGAGCGCTTGATCCTGATATTATTTTACTCGACATCAATATGGATGAGATGAATGGTCTTGATATTTTGCGCCATTTACGTAATAAAAATGTATCTAGCCGTATTATTATGTTTACCGTATCTGATGATAAAGCAGATATCATAACAGCATTAAAAGCGGGCGCCGATGGCTACTTATTAAAAGATATGGAACCAGAAGACTTTTTACAATCACTACAAGAAATAATGAATGGAAAGTTAATGATGGGCGAAGCAATAGCTGATATTATTCTCCGTTATATGCGAGAAGAGCAGCCAGTCACCTTGCAAAATCACGATATGCAGCTCTTAACGCCTAGAGAACATGAAATATTTAATTTACTCGTTCAAGGTCTAGCAAATAAATTGATTGCTAGAGAGCTAAATATTGTTGAAAGTACGGTTAAAGTTCATGTAAAAAGTATTTTTAAAAAATTAAACTTTAAATCGCGCATGGAGATGACGGTATGGTATTTACAAAATAAAGAGTGA
- the narX gene encoding nitrate/nitrite two-component system sensor histidine kinase NarX, protein MIKRKVRYNLSIVNRLTLLMLFLAAVALIAFSISVRLANDTKGGAYMTNQLGLLRMKSYQLLSMVPLEKNQYFRLDLFIDIHLSSRDYQLLERYQLLGEFNQLQQQWTNDIAPKMRQASSIDDIRLEISNYVLQIDHLVNRIDQKTESQLATISHLQLLFILIIIVVLLIQMYYLRKHLLIPWRKLISMAEAISEHDFSKRFKTGREKNELELLGLAFNKMSAQIESQYLLLEHRVTEKTAELQHKNNIVSFLYWATKQLHTSRPLCERFLVILSRLEKLTPLSQFQMRFYEADDLEHYQQICYGNTQKLPHCQDQTCSACLIPSKPISKNGKSLYWYLQDNNEKYGLLFAILPDNDVLTDEQENLILGLIEQMTLAIALDRQIEQQKQYLLMQERSAMARELHDSIAQSLSCLKIHISCLQIQVDPSSQDSIKLLNIMRKETSIAYSQLRELITTFRLRLNQTGFYASLQELIKEFEQKLGFTFVLNYQLPLNIISTKYAIHLLQIIREALNNIYKHAKASRIMLNFTIENNQTISISIEDNGVGIQNQKPEENHYGLIIMQDRAELLNGSLMVESIPFKGTKVMILFKKNSDISLTVT, encoded by the coding sequence ATGATAAAAAGAAAAGTTCGATACAATCTATCAATTGTTAATCGGTTGACATTATTGATGCTTTTTCTTGCGGCAGTTGCATTAATTGCATTTTCAATTTCAGTGCGGCTGGCTAATGATACTAAAGGCGGGGCCTATATGACCAATCAGTTAGGCCTGCTGCGCATGAAAAGTTATCAACTTCTATCGATGGTACCTTTAGAAAAAAACCAATATTTTCGTTTAGATTTATTTATTGATATTCATTTATCTTCCAGAGATTACCAATTACTAGAACGTTACCAATTACTCGGAGAATTTAACCAGCTTCAACAACAGTGGACTAATGATATTGCACCTAAAATGAGGCAAGCAAGCTCAATTGATGATATTCGGCTTGAAATTAGTAATTATGTGCTACAAATTGATCATTTAGTAAACCGTATCGATCAGAAAACAGAAAGCCAATTAGCGACAATATCTCACCTACAGCTTTTGTTTATTCTGATTATTATTGTAGTCCTACTTATTCAAATGTATTATTTGCGAAAACATCTCCTTATTCCTTGGCGAAAACTTATTAGCATGGCTGAAGCTATCTCTGAGCATGATTTCAGCAAGCGCTTTAAAACTGGACGGGAAAAAAATGAATTAGAGCTGCTTGGGCTTGCATTTAACAAAATGTCAGCGCAAATTGAGTCGCAATATTTATTGCTCGAACACCGAGTTACAGAAAAAACAGCAGAATTACAACATAAAAATAATATTGTTTCATTTTTGTACTGGGCAACTAAACAACTACATACATCAAGACCGTTATGCGAACGCTTTCTAGTTATATTAAGCCGACTAGAAAAACTAACGCCACTAAGTCAATTTCAAATGCGCTTTTATGAAGCCGATGACCTTGAGCACTACCAGCAAATTTGCTATGGTAATACTCAGAAGCTACCTCATTGCCAAGATCAAACATGTTCAGCGTGTTTGATTCCCTCTAAACCCATTTCCAAAAATGGTAAATCTCTATATTGGTATTTACAGGATAATAATGAAAAGTATGGCTTATTGTTTGCAATATTACCTGATAATGATGTGCTGACTGATGAGCAAGAAAATTTAATTTTGGGCTTAATTGAGCAAATGACGCTTGCTATTGCACTTGATCGACAAATTGAGCAACAAAAGCAGTATCTACTAATGCAAGAGCGTTCTGCAATGGCAAGAGAGCTACACGATTCGATTGCTCAATCGTTATCGTGTTTAAAAATTCATATAAGTTGTTTGCAAATTCAAGTAGATCCGTCTTCACAAGACAGCATTAAACTACTCAATATCATGCGTAAAGAAACAAGTATTGCTTATTCTCAATTGCGAGAACTGATCACAACTTTTCGGCTGCGCTTAAATCAAACGGGATTTTATGCTAGCCTACAAGAGCTCATTAAGGAGTTTGAGCAAAAGCTAGGCTTTACTTTTGTATTAAATTACCAACTACCATTAAATATTATCAGTACTAAATATGCTATCCACCTGTTGCAAATTATTCGTGAAGCATTAAATAATATTTATAAACATGCCAAAGCCTCACGCATTATGCTTAATTTTACTATTGAAAATAATCAAACGATATCAATAAGCATTGAAGATAACGGTGTAGGAATTCAAAATCAGAAGCCCGAAGAAAACCATTATGGACTAATTATTATGCAAGATCGAGCTGAACTATTAAACGGTAGCTTGATGGTTGAAAGCATTCCTTTTAAAGGGACTAAGGTTATGATACTGTTTAAAAAAAATTCGGATATTTCATTAACTGTGACCTAA
- the rplU gene encoding 50S ribosomal protein L21 produces the protein MYAVFQSGGKQHRVSEGQVVRLEKLEVETGSQIVFDKVLMVANGENIQVGAPFVEGSTVKAEIVEHGRGDKIKIVKFRRRKHYRKQQGHRQWFTDVKITAIA, from the coding sequence ATGTACGCAGTTTTCCAAAGTGGTGGTAAACAACACCGAGTTAGCGAAGGCCAAGTTGTTCGCTTGGAAAAATTAGAAGTCGAAACAGGTTCTCAAATCGTATTCGACAAAGTTTTAATGGTAGCAAATGGTGAAAACATCCAAGTTGGTGCTCCGTTTGTTGAAGGTTCAACAGTTAAAGCAGAAATCGTTGAGCACGGTCGTGGTGACAAAATTAAGATTGTTAAATTCCGTCGCCGTAAACATTACCGTAAACAACAAGGTCACCGTCAGTGGTTCACTGATGTTAAGATCACTGCAATAGCTTAA
- the rpmA gene encoding 50S ribosomal protein L27 has translation MAHKKAGGSSRNGRDSQSKRLGVKRYGSQEVLAGNILVRQRGTQFHPGTNVGCGRDHTLFALIDGQVKFEVKGPKNRRYISVVANS, from the coding sequence ATGGCTCATAAGAAGGCTGGTGGTTCGTCACGTAATGGACGCGATTCCCAAAGTAAACGTTTAGGTGTTAAGCGTTACGGTAGTCAAGAAGTTTTAGCTGGTAATATTTTAGTTCGTCAGCGTGGAACACAATTCCACCCAGGTACGAATGTTGGTTGTGGTCGCGATCACACATTATTTGCACTAATTGATGGTCAAGTAAAGTTTGAAGTAAAAGGACCAAAAAATCGTCGTTATATTAGCGTTGTTGCTAATAGCTAA
- a CDS encoding DMT family transporter — MIKQQNVKIGFLLAVLTAIMWGAVPIAMKYALVGIDPYTLVWYRFFISALGLTVWLGYKKQFPNLTIFKKRRRFILLMIAGFGLLGNFILFASGVKYLSPTTSQVVAQLGIVVFMISSAIVFKERLRPSQVIGIVILVVGLVLFFNKNIASLFANLSEYGLGVWLGLFAAIAWALYALAQKVLLRKLRAEQLLWLIYIICTIFLLPIASPTEIKNANATQIFAIIFCGLNTIIAYGALVTAMEYWQAAQVSAVTTLTPLFALVFSDIFALLWPESFAMQYLNVLGYIGAIAVVCGAMFATIGHKIWHHRKGFLINRKKGEQE, encoded by the coding sequence ATGATTAAACAACAAAATGTAAAAATTGGTTTTTTATTAGCTGTATTAACCGCAATTATGTGGGGCGCGGTGCCTATTGCAATGAAATATGCCTTAGTTGGAATTGATCCCTATACGCTTGTTTGGTATCGTTTTTTTATCTCAGCATTAGGATTAACAGTTTGGCTTGGTTATAAAAAGCAGTTTCCAAATCTTACTATTTTCAAAAAGCGTAGGCGCTTTATTCTATTGATGATTGCTGGATTTGGTCTACTGGGTAATTTTATTTTGTTTGCCTCTGGCGTAAAGTACCTATCACCGACGACCTCACAAGTTGTTGCGCAATTAGGGATAGTTGTATTTATGATTTCAAGCGCAATCGTCTTTAAAGAACGTTTAAGACCGTCGCAAGTTATTGGTATTGTTATACTCGTCGTAGGGCTAGTTTTATTTTTTAATAAAAATATCGCCAGTCTTTTTGCCAATTTATCTGAATATGGTTTAGGTGTTTGGCTTGGTTTGTTTGCAGCTATTGCTTGGGCATTATATGCCTTGGCGCAAAAAGTATTATTAAGAAAGTTACGTGCGGAACAGTTACTTTGGCTAATTTATATCATATGTACGATCTTTTTGTTGCCGATTGCGTCACCAACTGAAATTAAAAATGCGAATGCAACACAGATTTTTGCAATAATATTTTGTGGATTAAATACAATTATTGCTTATGGTGCTTTAGTTACTGCGATGGAATATTGGCAAGCAGCCCAAGTTAGTGCTGTTACGACCCTAACCCCACTATTTGCATTAGTTTTTTCAGATATTTTCGCATTGCTTTGGCCTGAGAGTTTTGCCATGCAATATCTAAATGTGCTCGGTTATATTGGTGCAATCGCTGTAGTATGTGGTGCAATGTTTG